From a region of the Verrucomicrobiia bacterium genome:
- a CDS encoding tetratricopeptide repeat protein: MQLIKPPDSFYVSAAMGWIGLGNITEAKAELARLGLDLQSHPDVLEVRWMICAEEKSWEEALRIAQALLAAAPERCTGWLHQAYALRRVPGGSIKRAWDALLPAFDKFPKEATICFNLSCYACQLGLLDAARIWFKRARVIGGSECMKKQALDDPDMAPLWDEIRGG; encoded by the coding sequence GTGCAATTAATTAAGCCGCCAGACAGTTTTTATGTTTCCGCCGCGATGGGCTGGATAGGGTTGGGCAATATCACCGAAGCAAAGGCTGAACTGGCGCGTCTGGGCCTGGACTTACAATCCCATCCGGATGTATTGGAGGTGCGTTGGATGATCTGCGCCGAGGAGAAGTCCTGGGAGGAAGCGTTGCGAATCGCCCAGGCCCTGCTCGCGGCCGCTCCCGAGCGTTGCACCGGCTGGCTGCACCAGGCCTATGCCTTGCGCCGCGTTCCCGGCGGGAGCATCAAACGAGCCTGGGATGCGTTGCTCCCGGCCTTTGACAAGTTTCCCAAGGAAGCCACCATTTGCTTTAATCTCTCCTGCTATGCCTGCCAGTTGGGCCTGTTGGATGCCGCGCGGATTTGGTTCAAACGCGCGCGAGTCATCGGGGGCAGCGAATGCATGAAAAAGCAGGCCCTCGATGACCCGGATATGGCGCCGCTTTGGGACGAAATCCGCGGGGGTTAG